GGTGCGCGACCTCTCGCCGGCCACCCGGCTGATCGTCTGGAACGCCGCCCACGACCACCGCCTCGCACCCCTGGTCAGACGGTTCCTCGCCCGGCAGGACCCGGATTCGTGACCGGCGGCGGTGGCCCGGGCATCGCCGGCTCGACGGCCGGTTGCGCGCCACGGCCACCGCCACGGCGACGGAGCCATCCCGGGCGCGACACGAGGGAGACCCGCCGTCGCGCACCCTTGCTTGAATGTGACACCTGACGGCACCATGTGACGCATGAGTGTCACATCTGACGATCTCGCGGCCCGCGATGCCGCGGCAGCCCTGCGCACTCTCGCCCTGGACGAGGAGCTGAAGCGCCGCGTCTCCGACGATCCGGCGCTGCACGCCGTCGCCCACCGGGTCGCGCGACGCTACATCGCCGGTGAGGGCGTCGACGACGCCCTGCGCGTCGTGGCCGAGACCAACCGCAGCGGTCACGCCGCCACGGTGGACTACATGGGCGAGAGCTGCCGCGACGCCGACGAGGCGGCCCGGGAGACCGACGTCTTCCTCGACCTGTCCCGCCGGCTCGCCGGTGCGGGCGCCCGCAGCTCGGTGTCGCTGGACCTGTCGCACATCGGCCTGGTCGTCGACGAGGAACTCGGCTACCGGCAGGCGGTCCGCATCGCCGAGGCGACCGCCGGGCACGGCCAGGAAATGATCATCTCGATGGAGGGCACCGACCGCACGGACGCGATCCTGCGCCTGCACCGCCGGCTGTGTGCCCGCTTCACCCACGTCGGCGTCACCGTCCAGGCCCGGCTGCACCGCACCGGCACCGACCTGCCCCGCCTGCTCGACCTGCCCGGCCGCATCCGGCTGGTCAAGGGCGCGTACCCCGCCGCGGAGGCCATCGCCCACCCGCGCGACAGCCAGGGCCTGCGGGAGGCGTACCTGACCCACGCCCGGACGCTGCTCGAATCCGGCCACCCCGTCTCGATCGCGACCCACGACCGTGACCTGCTCGACCGGATCGCGCCGGTCGCCGCCGCCAGCGGATCTCAGAGCTACGAGTTCGAGACCCTGCTCGGCCTCGGTCGTGACCACCTCGACCGCCTCGCCGCCGCCGGGCACCCGACCCGCGAGTACGTCGTCTTCGGCGACCAGTGGTGGCTCTACACCTGCAACCGCATCGCCGAGGACCCGATCCGCCTCCTGCAGGCCCTCGTCGACGCCACCACCGCCTGACGCGCTGCCCGCCGCGATCCGCGCGTCACCGGGCGCGGTCCCGGAGGCCTGCGGGTGTGCGCCGGGCGTGCGGCAGGCGCGACCGGATGCCGTGGGAGTCGGTCGTCGTCGGGCCGGTCGCCGCGCGGACGACCGGCCCGGGGTCTCCTACCCGTCCCGGCTGCTGCTGAACGCGGCGTCGAACGCGGCTGACGGCGCGTCGAACGCCAGCCGGCGGACGAACTCCAGCGCCTCCGGCGCGCCGACCAGCCGGTCCATCCCGGCATCCTCCCACTCGATGGAGATCGGCCCGGCGTAGCCGATCGCGTTCAGGGCGCGGAAGCAGTCCTCCCACGGCACGTCGCCGTGGCCGGTGGAGACGAAGTCCCAACCCCGACGCAGGTCCGCCCAGGGCAGGTGGGACGCCAGCCGGCCACGCCGCCCGTCGCCGGTGCGCACCTTCGCGTCCTTGCAGTCGACGTGATAGATCCGGTCGGCGAAGTCGAGGATGAAGTTCACCGGGTCCAGGTCCTGCCAGACGAAGTGCGACGGATCCCAGTTCAGCCCGAACGCCGGCCGGTGCCCGATCGCCTCCAGGGTCCGCTTCGTGGTCCAGTAGTCGTACGCGATCTCGCTGGGGTGGACCTCGTGGGCGAACCGCACCCCCTCGGAGTCGAAGACGTCGAGGATCGGGTTCCACCGGTCGGCGAAGTCGGCGTAGCCGCGCTCGATCATCGTCGGCGGCACGGGCGGGAACATCGCCAGGGTGTGCCAGATCGACGAGCCGGTGAAGCCGACCACCGTCTGCACCCCGAGCTTCGCCGCCGCCCGCGCGGTGTCCTTCATCTCCGCCGCGGCGCGGCGGCGGACACCCTCCGGTTCCCCGTCGCCCCAGATCCGTCCCGGCAGGATGTCCCGGTGCCGCTCGTCGATCGGGTGGTCGCAGACGGCCTGACCGACGAGGTGGTTGGAGATGGCGTAGACCTTCAGGTGGTGCTTGGCCAGCGTCTCCCGCTTGCGGTCGACGTACGAGTCGTCGGCCAGGGCCTTGTCGACCTCGAAGTGGTCGCCCCAGCAGGCGATCTCCAGCCCGTCGTAGCCCCATTCGGCGGCCAGCCGGCAGACCTCGTCGAACGGGAGGTCGGCCCACTGTCCGGTGAAGAGTGTGATCGGTCGCGCCATGGTGCGTCTCCCCTGTCGTGAGGGGGATTCCTGATTGGACCGGGGCGAGGGGCCGGCGCGGCGGCAGCGCGGAGCACCGGTGGGTGCGCGGACGCACCTGGGCCGGACGGGTCTGCGCCTCCCGTCGGGTCACCGGGTCACCGCACGGGTCGCCGGTGACCACTGTAGGGCGGTCGGGGCCGGCGCGGAAGCCTCCGCGCCGGCCCCGACCTCAGCGGCGGGCCACCGTCCCGGTCAGGGCAGGATCCACTTCTGGTTGGCGGCGGCGGTGCAGGTCCACAGGTGCACCGGGGTGCCGTCGGCGGAGTTGTTGCCGGCCACGTCGAGGCACTTGCCGGACTGCGGGTTGCGCAGGGTGCCGTCGGCCTGAGCGGACCAGTTCTGTGCCCCCGTGCCGTTGCAGGTCCACAGCTGGATCTTCGTCCCGTCGGCCGAGCCGCCCCCGGAGACGTCCAGACACTTGCCCAGCGCCTTCACCGTGGCGTTCGGGGTGACCGTCCAGGTCTGTGCTCCGCTGCCGTTGCAGGTGTAGAGCTGCACCTGGGTGCCGTCGGCGGTGGCCGCGTTACGGACGTCGAGGCACTTGCCCGCCAGCCCCTTGATCGGGCCGGTACCCGTCGGGGTGGTGCCGCGGACGAGGGTGAAGTCGTCGATGTCGAAGAGCCCGGAGCCGGCGCCGGTGTAGGTGAGGTAGAGGTCCCGGGTGCCGGCGGGCACCCCGCTGAGGCCGGTGCTGACGTCGGCGTAGGTGGTCCACCCGCCGGTGTTCGGCACCGCGACCGAGCCGAGGATGGTGCCGGTGGTGGAGCCGGTGCGCACCTGGACGGTGCCGCCGGGGCCGCCGGAGACCACCCGGGCCTTGAACGAGGTGACCCCGGTCAGGTCCACCCCCTGGTACGCCGACCAGTCGCCCGGATCGATGTAACCGAGCGTCTGTCCTCCGTTGGCGCCGGCCTTGGTGTACGGGCTGACCCCGCTGGCGGTGGTGTACGACTCGGCCTGCACGGTGGTGCTGCCGGTCGGGGTGGTGCCCAGCTCCTTGATCCGGACGTTACGGAAGGAGACGTCGTCCCCGGTGCCGTGGTTCTGGATGCCGATGTGGCCGGCGAGCGAACGGGCCGGGTTGGTGTTGGTGAAGTCGTTGATCTTCCGGCCGTTCAGGAAGACCTGGAGCCGCTCCCCCTCGACCAGCAGTTCGTAGGTGTTCCACTCCCCCGGCGGGTTCAGCGCCGCGTCCCGGGCGGCGATGTCCGCGGACTTGAACGTGTAGACGGCGCCGGTGGTGCGGTCGGCGGTGTCGGTGGCGTCGATCTGCACCTCGTACCCGTTGTCGACCGCCGAGTTCGGGTCGGTCGACGGGGGGAAGCCGATGAAGACCCCGGAGTTGTCGTCGCCGGCGAGCTTCCAGTCCAGCTTCAGCGAGTAGTTGGTGAACTGCTTCGCGCTGTACCAGAACAGGCCCATCCCGCCGACCGAGCTGAGCGTGGCGTCGGTGTTGGTGAAGCCGCCCGGCCCGGCCTGCGACCAGCCGGTGGTCGAGCCGTTGTAGAGGGTGGTGTAACCGGTCTCCGGGCGGCAGTCGGCCCTCGTCCGGCCGGCCGCGTACCGGATGCCGCCGAGCAGGTGGGCCCGGAACGCCGGGTCGGCGTAGGAGGCCTGGGTGTGGCCGCCGCCGGTGTAGAAGGAGCGGCCCCCGCTGACGGTCTTGCACCAGGCGTGCGGGTGGTCGCCGCCCATCGACCCGCCGGAGTACGACGACTCGTCCAGGCTGGCCAGCACGTGCGCGGTGGAGCGGGCGTTGGTGCGGTAGTTGTACCACTCGTCGGTGCGGGTCCAGGTCTGCGGCAGGTGCGCGGTGGCCGCCTGCGCCCGGTCCTCGACCGTGACGTTCGCCTGCTGGATGGCCGGGTGCGAGGCGAACCAGGCGCCGACCAGGTTGCCGTAGAACGGCCAGTCGTACTCGGTGTCGGCGGCGGAGTGCACGCCCACGAAGCCGCCGCCGCCGGTGATGTACGACTCGAAGGCGGTCTGCTGGGTCGGGTCGAGCACGTCGCCGGTGGTGTTGAGGAAGACCACCGCCTCGTAGCGGGCGAGGTTGGCGGTGGTGAACGCGGTGGCGTCCTCGGTGGCGGTGACGGTGAAGTTGTTGGCCGCGCCCAGGTCGCGGATGGCCTGGGCGCCCACCGCGATGGAGTCGTGCCGGAAGCCGGCGGTCCTGGAGAAGACCAGCACGTCGTACGGGGCGTCGGCGGCGGCCGCCGGGGTGGCGGGGACGGTGCAGGCGACGGCGGCGAGGACGGCGGTGGCCGCGCCGAGGACGGGTCGCAGGAGTCTGCGCATGGCGGTTCCCCTCTCGGGTGTGCGGGGGCCCGTCGGCCGGGCCCCCGCACGGTCACTCGGTTACGGCAGGATCCACTTCTGGTTGGCGGCGCCGGTGCAGGTCCACAGGTGGACCGGGGTGCTGTCGGCGGAGTTGTTGCCGGCCACGTCCAGGCACTTGCCGGACGCGGGGTTGCGCAGCGTGCCGTCGGCCTGGGCGGCCCAGTTCTGCGCGCCGGTGCCGTTGCACGTCCAGAGCTGGATCTTCGTGCCGTCGGCGGTGGCGGCGCCGGAGACGTCCAGGCACTTGCCCAACGCCTTGACCGTCGAGTTCGGCGTCACCGTCCAGCTCTGCGCGGCGGTGCCGTTGCAGGTGTAGAGCTGGATCTGGGTGCCGTCGGCGGTGGCCGCGTTGCGCACGTCCAGGCACTTGCCGGCCAGCCCCTTCACCGGGCCGGTACGCACGCTCGCGCCGGTGGTGAAGGTGAACGAGTCGACGTCGAAGAGTGCCCCGGCGCCGCCGGAGAAGGTCAGGTAGAGCGTGGTGGTGCCGGTCGGCGCCCCGGAGATCGCGCCGGTGACCGTGGTGAAGGAGTCCCAGGCCCCGGTGACCGGCACCGTGGCGGAGCCGAGCACCGTGCCGGTGGCCGATCCGGCGCGTACCTGGAGGGTGCCGCCGACCCCGGCCGAGGAGACCCGGGCGCTGAACGAGGTGACGTTGCCCAGCTGGTAGGGGGTGAACGCGATCCAGTCCCCGTTGTTGATGTCGCCGACGGTCTTGCCGCCCTCGGCGGGTGCCTTGTCGAAGGTGTTGACGCCGGACGAGGTCTTGAAGTGCTCGGCCTGCCGGTGCCGGGGTTGCAGGGTCTGCTGGGTGTGGGTGGTGAGGCCGCCGGCGTCGGTGTACTCGGCGTCGAAGATGGCGAAGATGTTCGCCGCGTCGTCGTGCTCCCCGTCGACCGGGATGGTGATCGAGCCGGAGCAGCCGTTCACCGAGGTGATCTGGTGGCCGTGCTGGTCGTGCCCGAGCACGTAGGTCATCTTGACCCTGGCGCAGTCGATGGTGCCGTCCTCGGGGTCGGTGACGGTGATCGAGAAGGGCACGGTGTCGCCGTACGAGAAGAGCTGGCCGTTGCCGGGCGTGTTCACGGTGACCGTCGGGGCGGTGTTGCCCACGGTGACCACCACGCTGGCGTTGCCGGTGGCGCCCTGCGGGTCGCGGACGGTGAGGGTGGCGGTGTAGGTGCCGTTTGCGGTGTAGGTGTGCGCCGGGTTCGCGGCTGTCGAGCTGGTGCCGTCGCCGAACGCCCACGAGTAGGTGAGCGCCCCGCCCTCCGGGTCCGCCGACCCGGCCGACGAGAAGGCCACGGCCAGCGGGGCGGTGCCGGAGGTGCGGTCCGCCGCCGCCCGGGCGACCGGCGCCCGGTTGCCGGAGCCGATGTAGTCGAAGCGGTACAGCGCCGAATTCGCGTCGCCGTTGAAGTACCCGGTGCCGTAGTCGAGCACGTAGTAGGACCCGTCCGGCCCGAACGCGGAGTCCATCACCTGCTTGCCGGTCCACGGGAACGCGTCGATGGTGCCCGGTGAGCCGTCGGCGTTGAGGTGGATCGGCTTGATCCAGCCGCGGCCGAACTCGGTGGCGAAGAACTGCCCGTCGAACGACTGCGGGAACTTCGTGGTCGAGGTGGAGGCGGCGTCGTAGCGGTAGACCGGACCGGCCATCGGCGACTCGGAGCCGCCGCCGAACTCCGGTGGGGTGCCGGCGTCGCCGCCGTACCGGATCCAGGCCGGGCGGGCCGGTGGCAGGGTGGTCTGGCCGGTGTTGCGGAACGAGTTGTTGGTGGGGCCGCCCGCGCAGTCGAACTTCGCCCCGGCGGTGCCGGTGGCGAAGTCCCACTCGGCGTACGTCTCGGCGGCGGTGTTGGTGCCGGTGCAGTACGGCCAGCCGTAGTTGCCCGGTCCGGTGACCCGGTCGAACTCGACCTGACCGCTGGGCCCGCGGGTGGAGCTGCTGCCGGCGTCCGGCCCGTAGTCGCCGACGTAGACGATGCCGGTGGCCTTGTCGACGCTCATCCGGAACGGGTTGCGGAAGCCCATCGCGTAGATCTCGGGCCGCGTCTTCGCGGTGCCGACCGGGAAGAGGTTGCCGCTGGGGATGGCGTACGAGCCGTCGGCGTTGACCCTGATCCGGAGGATCTTGCCGCGCAGGTCGTTGGTGTTGCCGGCGCTGCGCTGCGCGTCGTACGCGGGGTTGCGGTCGGTGCGCTCGTCGAGCGGCGCGTACCCGGCGGAGTCGAACGGGTTGGTGTCGTCGCCGGTGGAGAGGTAGAGGTTGCCGGCGGCGTCGAAGTCGATGTCCCCGCCGACGTGGCAGCAGATGCCGCGGCTGGCGGGCACGTCGAGCACGTCCGCCCGGCTGGCCTGGTTGAGGGTGAAGTCGGCGTTCAGGGTGAACCGGGAGAGCCGGTTGACGCCCTGCCAGGCGGAGAAGTCGGTGCCGGTGGTGGGAGCGTCGCCGGTCGGGGTGGACAGCGGTGGGGCGTAGTAGAGGTAGATGTTGCGGTTGGTGGCGAAGTTGGGGTCGACGCCGACGCCCTGCAGGCCTTCCTCGTCGTGGGTGTAGACGGCGAGGGTGCCGATCACCGTGGTGGTGCCGGCGGCGTCGGTGCGGCGCAGCGTGCCGTTGCGGGCGGTGTGCAGGACGGAGCGGTCCGGGAGCACGGCCAGGGACATCGGCTCGCCGGTCTCGGCGACGCCGCGGGCCAGTTCGACCTGCTGGAAGTCGCTGGCGGTGATGGTGTGGGCGGCGGCCGGGGCGGGACCGCCGAGGGCGGCCGGGCCGGTTGCGAGGCTGACGGTGCCGGCCGTCGCGACCAGGAGCAGGGTCGAGGCGGCGGGGAACCATCGTCGGGGGCGGTGGGTGGGGGTGTCCATGGACATGTGGGCTGTCCCTTCCTGACGAGCGACTGTCAGGGTGGGGCGCGCGCCGTCGCGCCGGTGCCGGATACGGGGTGTGGCTGGCCGCCGGGTGCCGGGCCGGTCGGCCGCGACCGAGGGGTGTGGCGGGGCCACGGGCTGGTCGCCGGTCGATGGATTACCGCGCCGCCGGTTCACCTCGACGAGACATCTGCGTGTTGGCAGGGACATTAAGGGAATTCGATTTCCCTGTCCATACCTTTCGATCGATCGCCTTCAACTTTCGCCCGTTCAACGGAAAGTCGCGTGCGGGCCGCTCGGCGACAGGCGGCGGACGCCAGGAGAGGTGCCTGTCGTGCCGCGGGGCCCCGCCCGTCCGGTGGTCCGGGTGGACCCGGATCCGCTGCCGGCGTCGGCGTCGTCGACACCGGTCCGGCTCCCGGCCACGAGGGACGGGCGGGACTGGCAGGCAGGCCCGCTCGGCGTCGCGGCCCTGCCTCCCCCGCATCCGGCCGGCGGGACGGCGGCGCGCCCCGACCGGACGTCGAGCCCCGGCGACCACGGGTCGGCCGAGGGGCTGACGGTCCTCCGGTGCGGCCGGGGAATCCCGGTCCGGCCGCACCGGACGACCTCGTACGCGTACGCCACCGGCCCACGTGGGCCGGCCGTACGCCCTCCCGGCCGCCGACCCCGGCCCGACCGCGGGGCGCAACCGCGGCCGGTCCCTCGCCGGTCGGCGTTCGGGAGGTGGGCTCGTTCAGACCGCGAGCGCGGCCAGCGCCGGCTCCACCTCCGTCCACCGGGAGCCGTCCCGGGCCGACCGGGTCACCGCATCCAGCACCAGCTGGACGTGCAGCGCGTCGGCGAAGGACGGCGTCGGGTCGACGCCGGTCGCGACCGCCTCCACGAAGTCCCGCATCTGATGGGTGAAGGAGTGCTCGTAGCCGATGATGTGCCCCGGTGGCCACCACGCCGACATGTACGGGTGCTCCCCCTCGGTCACCAGGATCCGGGTGAAGCCCTGCTCGGCCGTCAGGCGGGTGCCGTCGTGGAACTCCAGCTCGTTCAGCCGTTCCAGGTCGAACACCACGCTGCCCAGCGAACCGTTGATCTCCACCCGGAGGGCGTTCTTCCGGCCGGTGGCGAACCGGGTCGCCTCGTACGTGGCGAGCGTCCCCGCCCCGAGCCGGGCGACGAAGACGGCGGCGTCGTCCACCGTCACCGGGCCCGTCGCCGCGCCGTCGCCGTCGGCCCGGGCGGCCAGGCCGCTGGAACCGGCCGGCAACGGCCGTTCCTTGACGAACGTCTCGGTGACCGCGCTGACCCCGGTGATCCGCTGCCCGGTGACGAACTGCGTGAGGTCGATGATGTGCGCCCCGATGTCGCCCAGCGCCCCGGAGCCCGCCCTGTCCTTCTGCAGGCGCCAGACCAGCGGGAACTGCGGGTCGACGATCCAGTCCTGCAGGTACACCGCCCGGACGTGGCGGATCACGCCGAGCCGCCCGTCGGCGACCAGCTGGCGCATCATGGTCACCGCGGGCACCCGACGGTAGTTGAACCCGCACATGGACCGCACCCCGGCGGTCTGGGCGGTGGCCGCCGCGGCGGTCATCGCCCGCGCCTCCTCCACCGTGTTGGCCAGCGGCTTCTCGCAGATCACGTGCTTGCCGGCGGCCAGCGCGGCGAGCGCGATCTCGGCGTGGCTGTCCCCCGGTGTGCAGATGTCGACCACGTCGATCCCGTCGGAGCCGACCAGGGCCCGCCAGTCCGTGGTGGACGACTCCCAGCCGAGCCGGTCGGCCGCGTCGGCGACCTTTCCGGCGTCCCGACCGCAGATCATCGCCATCCGGGCCCGGGCCGGCAGGTCGTACACCCGGTTCACGGTGCGCCACGCCTGCGAGTGCGCGGCGCCCATGAACGCGTAGCCGACCATGCCGACCCGCAGTTCGCTTCGGTGAGTGGACAAGGTGGGTCTCCCCCCGTGTGTCAGAACCCGAGCTTGAGGTAGTTGCTCGCGTTCTCCTTGGTGATCGTCTCCGAGGCGAGCACGATCTCCTTGGGCACCTGGAGTTCCACCAGGTCGGACATGCCCTTGCCCTGGCCGATCAGGCGGGCCAGGGAGACGGCCGAGGAGGCCATCGACGGGCTGTAGGTGACGGTCGCCTTGAGCACGGTGTTGTCGGCCTGGATGTCCTGCATGGCCTTCTTCGAACCGGCGCCGCCGACCATGAAGAACTCCTTGCGGTTGGCCTGGTTCACCGCGGCCAGGACGCCGATGCCCTGATCGTCGTCGTGGTTCCAGATCGCGTCGATCTTCGGCAGCGCCTGGAACAGGCCGGTCGCGGCCTGCTGGCCGGAGTCGGCGGTGAACTCCGCCGGTCGCCGGTTGGCGACCTTCAGGCCGTTCGCCGCGAGGGTGTCGGCGAAGCCCTTCGAACGCTCCTGGGTCAGCTCCAGCGAGTCGATGCCGGGGATCTCGCCGATCACCGGGTTGCTGACCCCCTTCGCCTTGAGCTGCTCGATGATGTAGGTGGCCGCCGCCACCCCCATGCCGTAGTTGTCGCCCTTGATCTGCAGCCGGTAGGCCTTCGGGTCGGGGAAGGCCCGGTCCAGGTTGACCACCGGGATGCCGGCCTTCATCGCCTCCAGGCCGAAGGCGTTGAGCTCCTTGCCGTCGTGCGGCAGCAGCACGATCACGTCCGGCTTCTGGGAGACCAGGGTGGACAGCGCCGCGCGCTGGGCCGCCGCGTCCGCGCCGGCCTCGACCGTCTTGAACTCCACGTCGGAGTACGCCTGGGCCTGCGCCTTGGCGTTGTTGGTGATGGCGGCGATCCAGCCGTGGTCGGCGGCCGGGGCGGAGAAGCCGAGGACGACCTTCTTGCCCGGCTCGGCGTTGCCACCGGCCGACGCGGCGGCGTTGGTCTGGGCGGCGGTGGGTGTCGCCTCGTTGCTCGTGCAGCCGGCGAGGAGCACGCCGGCGCCGACGGCGGCCCCGCCGAGCAGCAACCGGCGGCGGGACAGGTCGCGGAACTGGGTCATGACGACCTCCTGTATTCGCGGGTGGTGGGGCGGAAATGGGTGTGCGGGGTCCGGCCACCGTGCGGTGGCCCGGGTCGCGGTGGGTCGGGTGTGGTGCGTGGCGCCGACGGGCGCCCCCGGTTCCGCAGGGACGCGGCGCCGGCCGGCGCCACCGGGGATCAACTCGTGGTGGCCCGGTTGCGGCCGAGGAACTGGGTGAGGCTGCGGAACTGCACCTGCTGGACCAGGACGGCGCCGACGATGATGCCGCCCTTGACCATGTTCTGGGCCTCGGTGGAGAGGCCGTTGATGGCGAAGAGGTTGGTGATGGTGGAAAAGATCAGCACCCCGAGCAGGGAGCCGACGATGGTGCCCCGGCCGCCGCTGAGCAGCGTGCCGCCGATGATGGCCGCCGCGATGGCGTCCAACTCGTACAGGTTGGCCATGGCGGCCTGCGCCGAGTTGGCCTGGGCGGTCAGCATGATCGCCGCGATGCCGCAGCACAGGCCGGAGAGCGCGTACAGCAGCAGGGTGTGCCGGCGGACGTTGATGCCGGCCAGCCGGGCCGCCTCCGGGTTGCCGCCGACGGCGACCGTCCGCCGGCCGAACGTGGTCCGGTTGAGCAGCACCCAACCGGCGGCGACCACCGCGGCCAGGATGTAGACCAGCAGCGGGATGCCCAGTGGCGAGGTGCTGGCGATGCCGTTGATGAACTGGTTGTCCGACACCTGGGTCTGCTTGTCGGAGATCTCAGCCGCCAGGCCGCGGGCGGCGACCATCATGGCCAGCGTGGCGATGAACGGCACCAGCCGCCCGTAGGAGATGAGCAGCCCGTTGACCAGGCCGACCGCCAGCCCGACGGTGAGCGCGCTGAAGATCATGCCGCCCGCGCCGTAGCTCTGGGTGGCGACCGTGGTGCACCAGACCCCGGCCAGCGCGACGATCGCGCCGACCGACAGGTCGATGCCACCGCCGATGATCACGAAGGTCATCCCGACGGTGACCACGCCGACCACCGAGGCCAGCTTGAGGATGGTCAACGTGTTGTTCCAGACCCAGTCCGGGTTCGAGTAGAGGTCGGAGCGGGTGGCGGCGCCGATCACGACCAGCACCACCAGCACCGCGACGAGGCCGAGGTTGCGCTTCGCCCCCTCGCCGCCCTCGCCGTTCCACCAGGACAGCCGCCCGGAGCCGGTACGCCCGGTGGCCCGCCGCGTCGGTGCCGGGTCGACCGGTGGGGACTGCGCCGGCAGGCCCGCCGCCGGGTGCGACGTCGCGGTCTCCGTGTCGCTCATGCCGGCGCTCCTTCCATCAGTGACCCCGCCATGACGAGGTCGAGCACGGTGCTCTCGTCCAGTTCGCCGGCCGGCGCCTCGCGCACCATCCGGCCCTCGCGCATGACCAGCACCCGGTCGGCTAGACCGAGCACCTCGGGCACCTCGCTGGAGACCAGCAGCACCCCGACGCCCCGGGCGGCCAGCTCCCGGATCACGCGGTACAGCTCGGCGCGGGCGCCGACGTCCACGCCGCGGGTCGGCTCGTCGAGCAGCAGCAGCCGGGTGTCGCCGAGCAGCCATCGCCCGACCACCACCTTCTGCTGGTTGCCGCCGGAGAGGGTGCGCACCGGCCGGCGCACGTCGCCGGGGGTCAGCTGGAGGCTGCCGGTGATCCGCTCCGCCTCGGCCCGTTCTCTTGTGGCGTCGGTGAACCCGAGGCGGGCGTACCGGCCGAAGGTGGCGAGCGTGACGTTGCGGTGGATGGGCTCGCCGAGCAGCAGCGCCTGGCTCTTGCGCTCCTCGGGGGCCATTCCCATGCCGGCTCGTACCGCGGCGCCGACGCTGCCGGGGCGCAGCGCCCGGCCGGCCATCCGGATCGTGCCGGTGTCGGCCCGGCGGGCGCCGAAGATCGTCTCGAGCAGCTCGGAGCGGCCGGAGCCGACCAGTCCGGCGATCCCGACGATCTCGCCGGCCCGGACGTCGAGCGACACGTCGGCGAACTCGCCGGCCCGGCTGAGCCCTTCCACCCGCAGCAGTTCATCGC
This genomic interval from Micromonospora sp. CCTCC AA 2012012 contains the following:
- a CDS encoding proline dehydrogenase family protein produces the protein MSVTSDDLAARDAAAALRTLALDEELKRRVSDDPALHAVAHRVARRYIAGEGVDDALRVVAETNRSGHAATVDYMGESCRDADEAARETDVFLDLSRRLAGAGARSSVSLDLSHIGLVVDEELGYRQAVRIAEATAGHGQEMIISMEGTDRTDAILRLHRRLCARFTHVGVTVQARLHRTGTDLPRLLDLPGRIRLVKGAYPAAEAIAHPRDSQGLREAYLTHARTLLESGHPVSIATHDRDLLDRIAPVAAASGSQSYEFETLLGLGRDHLDRLAAAGHPTREYVVFGDQWWLYTCNRIAEDPIRLLQALVDATTA
- a CDS encoding sugar phosphate isomerase/epimerase family protein, with translation MARPITLFTGQWADLPFDEVCRLAAEWGYDGLEIACWGDHFEVDKALADDSYVDRKRETLAKHHLKVYAISNHLVGQAVCDHPIDERHRDILPGRIWGDGEPEGVRRRAAAEMKDTARAAAKLGVQTVVGFTGSSIWHTLAMFPPVPPTMIERGYADFADRWNPILDVFDSEGVRFAHEVHPSEIAYDYWTTKRTLEAIGHRPAFGLNWDPSHFVWQDLDPVNFILDFADRIYHVDCKDAKVRTGDGRRGRLASHLPWADLRRGWDFVSTGHGDVPWEDCFRALNAIGYAGPISIEWEDAGMDRLVGAPEALEFVRRLAFDAPSAAFDAAFSSSRDG
- a CDS encoding ThuA domain-containing protein — translated: MRRLLRPVLGAATAVLAAVACTVPATPAAAADAPYDVLVFSRTAGFRHDSIAVGAQAIRDLGAANNFTVTATEDATAFTTANLARYEAVVFLNTTGDVLDPTQQTAFESYITGGGGFVGVHSAADTEYDWPFYGNLVGAWFASHPAIQQANVTVEDRAQAATAHLPQTWTRTDEWYNYRTNARSTAHVLASLDESSYSGGSMGGDHPHAWCKTVSGGRSFYTGGGHTQASYADPAFRAHLLGGIRYAAGRTRADCRPETGYTTLYNGSTTGWSQAGPGGFTNTDATLSSVGGMGLFWYSAKQFTNYSLKLDWKLAGDDNSGVFIGFPPSTDPNSAVDNGYEVQIDATDTADRTTGAVYTFKSADIAARDAALNPPGEWNTYELLVEGERLQVFLNGRKINDFTNTNPARSLAGHIGIQNHGTGDDVSFRNVRIKELGTTPTGSTTVQAESYTTASGVSPYTKAGANGGQTLGYIDPGDWSAYQGVDLTGVTSFKARVVSGGPGGTVQVRTGSTTGTILGSVAVPNTGGWTTYADVSTGLSGVPAGTRDLYLTYTGAGSGLFDIDDFTLVRGTTPTGTGPIKGLAGKCLDVRNAATADGTQVQLYTCNGSGAQTWTVTPNATVKALGKCLDVSGGGSADGTKIQLWTCNGTGAQNWSAQADGTLRNPQSGKCLDVAGNNSADGTPVHLWTCTAAANQKWILP
- a CDS encoding RICIN domain-containing protein, translating into MDTPTHRPRRWFPAASTLLLVATAGTVSLATGPAALGGPAPAAAHTITASDFQQVELARGVAETGEPMSLAVLPDRSVLHTARNGTLRRTDAAGTTTVIGTLAVYTHDEEGLQGVGVDPNFATNRNIYLYYAPPLSTPTGDAPTTGTDFSAWQGVNRLSRFTLNADFTLNQASRADVLDVPASRGICCHVGGDIDFDAAGNLYLSTGDDTNPFDSAGYAPLDERTDRNPAYDAQRSAGNTNDLRGKILRIRVNADGSYAIPSGNLFPVGTAKTRPEIYAMGFRNPFRMSVDKATGIVYVGDYGPDAGSSSTRGPSGQVEFDRVTGPGNYGWPYCTGTNTAAETYAEWDFATGTAGAKFDCAGGPTNNSFRNTGQTTLPPARPAWIRYGGDAGTPPEFGGGSESPMAGPVYRYDAASTSTTKFPQSFDGQFFATEFGRGWIKPIHLNADGSPGTIDAFPWTGKQVMDSAFGPDGSYYVLDYGTGYFNGDANSALYRFDYIGSGNRAPVARAAADRTSGTAPLAVAFSSAGSADPEGGALTYSWAFGDGTSSTAANPAHTYTANGTYTATLTVRDPQGATGNASVVVTVGNTAPTVTVNTPGNGQLFSYGDTVPFSITVTDPEDGTIDCARVKMTYVLGHDQHGHQITSVNGCSGSITIPVDGEHDDAANIFAIFDAEYTDAGGLTTHTQQTLQPRHRQAEHFKTSSGVNTFDKAPAEGGKTVGDINNGDWIAFTPYQLGNVTSFSARVSSAGVGGTLQVRAGSATGTVLGSATVPVTGAWDSFTTVTGAISGAPTGTTTLYLTFSGGAGALFDVDSFTFTTGASVRTGPVKGLAGKCLDVRNAATADGTQIQLYTCNGTAAQSWTVTPNSTVKALGKCLDVSGAATADGTKIQLWTCNGTGAQNWAAQADGTLRNPASGKCLDVAGNNSADSTPVHLWTCTGAANQKWILP
- a CDS encoding Gfo/Idh/MocA family protein — encoded protein: MSTHRSELRVGMVGYAFMGAAHSQAWRTVNRVYDLPARARMAMICGRDAGKVADAADRLGWESSTTDWRALVGSDGIDVVDICTPGDSHAEIALAALAAGKHVICEKPLANTVEEARAMTAAAATAQTAGVRSMCGFNYRRVPAVTMMRQLVADGRLGVIRHVRAVYLQDWIVDPQFPLVWRLQKDRAGSGALGDIGAHIIDLTQFVTGQRITGVSAVTETFVKERPLPAGSSGLAARADGDGAATGPVTVDDAAVFVARLGAGTLATYEATRFATGRKNALRVEINGSLGSVVFDLERLNELEFHDGTRLTAEQGFTRILVTEGEHPYMSAWWPPGHIIGYEHSFTHQMRDFVEAVATGVDPTPSFADALHVQLVLDAVTRSARDGSRWTEVEPALAALAV